The DNA window CGAGTACCACCTGTGCACCCTCACAACCCCGCGCCCGGACGACACGCCGCACGTCGTGCCGGTCGGCGTGACGTACGACCCCGAAGCGGGGCTCGCCCGCGTCATCACCAACAAGGGCAGTACGAAGGTCGCCAACGTGCTGGCCGCCGGACCGGAGGGCGCGCGGGTCGCCGTCTGCCAGGTGAAGGGCGGCTACTGGGCGACGCTGGAAGGGCGCGCGGTCGTCCGTACGGAACCGGAGCTGATCGCGGAGGCGGTACGCCGCTACGCCGAGCGGTACGAGCGCACACCGGCGCCGAACCCGGACCGCGTGCTGATCGAGATCACCCTGGACCGGGCGATGGGCCGCGCCCCGGCCGCCACGACGGCCATGACGGCCTGATCGCGCGCCGCGTCGGGCCGTCCGGTCGGAGCCGCATCAGGGCCGTCCGATCCGAATCCGGGCAGCACAACGGCGCCATCGTGTTCAGGTCCACGATGGCGCCGCTGTGTGGGGGAGCGCCTGGGCGATTGGGAACGACGGGGGAATCGCGTCAGGCGCTGCGGGGGGTGGCGGTGCTGGTTTCCGGTTCGATCAGTTGGTGGTCGCGCTGATCGAGATTGACGAACACCATGCCGTAGCGCACGGCACAGCGAACGGGTTTCGGGGCGCCCCGGGGCTTGCGGAGGCACCGGTAGGCACGGACGTCCTCATCCTCTTCGCGAGCCACCAGGATCGGCTCGCCGAACAGGGTGACCATCACCGAGTCGCCACGGTGGGGGATGGCCGTGACCAGGTCGATGAAGTGCCAGCCCGAGCGGTAGGCGGTGGCCATTTCGCGCCTGAAGGTGCGGTCGTCCGGTGGAACGGTCATGCGTCTGCGTGGGCCGGCGCGACGCCCCAGCTGATGTCACCGGGCGCGGACGCCGCCTCGGTGCCCCAGCTGATGTCACCGGGCGCGGATGCCTCGGTGTTCCAGCTGATGTCATCGCCGCCCAGCGCGCCATAGGCCAAGGCCGCGACAAAAGTAGCGGCAAGCACCGAGCGAAGCATTCGCTTATACATAGTCGGCTTCGTCCTCACTTGTGGATTCATCTTCCCCGCCATACGACGATGTCTCACCTGAGCACTCGAACACCACCGGGTCGATGCATCATGTTCCTGCATGTTCAGGAACCTGGGGGGTGGAGGAATGACCACAAGTAACACGAAACAGGCACATCCTCATGGGATCACCGAACTGTGCGACGAGGGGAGGCGCCTTTACGCCAGCGCA is part of the Streptomyces agglomeratus genome and encodes:
- a CDS encoding pyridoxamine 5'-phosphate oxidase family protein, whose product is MANDLDVRNPSPEYLAFWREYHLCTLTTPRPDDTPHVVPVGVTYDPEAGLARVITNKGSTKVANVLAAGPEGARVAVCQVKGGYWATLEGRAVVRTEPELIAEAVRRYAERYERTPAPNPDRVLIEITLDRAMGRAPAATTAMTA
- a CDS encoding (2Fe-2S)-binding protein, yielding MTVPPDDRTFRREMATAYRSGWHFIDLVTAIPHRGDSVMVTLFGEPILVAREEDEDVRAYRCLRKPRGAPKPVRCAVRYGMVFVNLDQRDHQLIEPETSTATPRSA